In bacterium, the sequence CAGAACGGCGCCAGCGACCAACGAACCGCTGCTCACGACACGATCCGGCGGGCAGGCACTGCGCATCGCTGTTGTCACCGGCAGCTACGGATCCGGGCACAATGCGGCGGCGCGTGAGCTGGCCGTTGCGTTGCGCGGCATCGGTTGCCAAGTCGAGATCCACGACATCGTGGACCTGCTGCCGTGGCGGCTCGGACGCATCCTGCGTTCCGCGTACTACGGGCAGCTCCGTTGGCACCCACGCTCATGGGGAGCAACCCTCCGGCTCCTCGAGCCCGGGCGGCCTCTGCACCGGCTCGTGACCCGATCGCTCGGTTTCGCTGCTGCCCCGGTGGCTGCCGCCGCATACGAGTGCGACCTCGTCATCACGACGCATCCGTTCGGAGCCCAGGCGCTCGGTCACGCGCGCGCCACGGGCCAGCTCGACTGCCCAGCGGTCACCTACTTCACCGACGCGTCCGTGCAC encodes:
- a CDS encoding galactosyldiacylglycerol synthase, which produces MTIRTAPATNEPLLTTRSGGQALRIAVVTGSYGSGHNAAARELAVALRGIGCQVEIHDIVDLLPWRLGRILRSAYYGQLRWHPRSWGATLRLLEPGRPLHRLVTRSLGFAAAPVAAAAYECDLVITTHPFGAQALGHARATGQLDCPAVTYFTDASVH